Proteins encoded by one window of Gemmatimonas aurantiaca:
- the serS gene encoding serine--tRNA ligase yields the protein MHDIRLLRDQLDVLREGMRRRGKLTELGALLDRAESLEQARRAAITDLEAQQAFRNKVTQEVAQRRKAGEDATALIAEGRTIGEQISVLDQKRAEAESAVQAMLYELPNIPLAEVPEGDETHNTVVSSWGTPRDDGASLVPHWDKAAELGVLDLARGAKISGSGFIVFRGAGAKLVRALMNMMLDIHTTEHGYEECWVPLVVNRATMTGTGQLPKFEDDMYALQEEGMFLIPTAEVPVTNLYRDEILEASDLPRGFCAFSACFRREAGAAGKDTRGLLRVHEFDKVELVRYAAPEHSRNELEVMTRHAEIILERLELPYRRLLLAAGDTGFSSAMTYDLEVFAPAVGKWLEVSSCSVFTDFQARRANIRYRPAAGEKPRFVHTLNGSALALPRIIASIIEHHQQADGSVRIPDALQPYFGRAVLA from the coding sequence ATGCACGATATTCGCTTGTTGCGTGACCAGCTCGACGTGTTGCGCGAGGGGATGCGCCGCCGGGGCAAGCTGACCGAACTCGGAGCCCTGCTCGATCGCGCGGAATCGCTCGAGCAGGCGCGCCGCGCGGCCATCACCGATCTCGAAGCGCAGCAGGCCTTTCGCAACAAGGTCACGCAGGAAGTGGCGCAGCGACGCAAGGCCGGTGAGGATGCCACCGCCCTCATCGCGGAAGGCCGCACCATCGGTGAGCAGATTTCTGTGCTCGACCAGAAGCGCGCCGAAGCCGAGTCGGCGGTGCAGGCGATGTTGTACGAGCTGCCCAACATTCCGCTGGCCGAAGTGCCCGAGGGCGACGAGACGCACAACACGGTGGTCTCGAGCTGGGGTACCCCGCGTGACGACGGGGCCTCGCTCGTGCCGCACTGGGACAAGGCCGCGGAACTGGGCGTGCTCGATCTGGCGCGTGGCGCGAAGATCAGCGGGTCGGGGTTCATCGTGTTCCGTGGCGCGGGGGCGAAGCTCGTACGCGCGCTGATGAACATGATGCTCGACATTCACACCACCGAACACGGTTACGAGGAGTGCTGGGTGCCGCTGGTCGTGAACCGGGCGACGATGACCGGCACGGGGCAGCTGCCCAAGTTCGAGGACGACATGTACGCCCTCCAGGAAGAGGGGATGTTCCTCATTCCGACGGCGGAAGTGCCGGTCACGAATCTCTATCGGGACGAGATTCTCGAGGCGTCCGATCTGCCGCGCGGCTTCTGCGCGTTCAGCGCCTGCTTCCGTCGTGAAGCGGGGGCGGCGGGCAAGGACACCCGCGGTCTGCTGCGGGTGCACGAGTTCGACAAGGTGGAGCTGGTGCGGTATGCGGCTCCGGAGCATTCGCGCAACGAACTCGAAGTCATGACGCGACACGCCGAGATCATTCTCGAGCGTCTCGAGCTGCCGTATCGTCGGTTGCTGCTGGCCGCCGGCGACACCGGTTTCTCGAGCGCCATGACGTACGATCTCGAAGTGTTCGCGCCGGCGGTGGGCAAGTGGCTCGAGGTTTCGAGCTGCAGTGTGTTCACCGACTTCCAGGCGCGTCGCGCGAACATCCGCTACCGTCCCGCCGCCGGTGAGAAGCCACGGTTCGTGCATACACTCAACGGATCGGCGCTGGCGTTGCCGCGCATCATCGCGAGCATCATCGAACATCATCAGCAGGCTGACGGCTCGGTGCGCATTCCCGACGCCTTGCAGCCGTATTTCGGTCGGGCCGTTCTGGCCTGA
- a CDS encoding roadblock/LC7 domain-containing protein, with protein MPTIRDLVTALRRRDGIDAAIVLGRDGLLIDGTSNGALDPEGLAAHVPPMALAAVEMGLASQRGDFGLMVLEYSGGSVVVTSLSPDALLLVLLRPEANLAALLFELRRHRSQLSALV; from the coding sequence ATGCCCACCATCCGCGATCTCGTGACGGCGCTCCGGCGCCGCGATGGCATCGATGCAGCGATCGTCCTCGGCCGGGACGGCCTGCTGATCGATGGCACCAGCAATGGCGCGCTCGACCCGGAGGGGCTGGCCGCGCACGTACCACCCATGGCTCTGGCGGCGGTCGAGATGGGACTGGCCTCACAGCGTGGGGACTTCGGTCTCATGGTCCTCGAATACTCCGGGGGTTCGGTGGTGGTGACATCGCTTTCGCCCGATGCGCTGTTGCTCGTCCTGCTGCGCCCCGAGGCCAATCTGGCCGCCCTGCTGTTCGAACTGCGCCGGCACCGGTCGCAGCTCTCGGCCCTCGTCTGA
- a CDS encoding sugar phosphate nucleotidyltransferase — translation MNRWNVVLAGGIGSRFWPLSTPARPKQLLPLVTEAPMLQDTLDRLRPSAPPERTLILTNAELRAAILALEPTLPAENVIAEPRPAGTCAALAWAAALIAERDGPDAVMVCTHADWSIGDVPTFRATLDRAAATAAFTHALVTVGIVPSRPDTGFGYIQPGEAVPDLDAALGTVQRVARFVEKPDQTRATQMVEAGYLWNSGIFAWRVGDLLDELAALTPEVHPALVAAGGDLERFFAQVQSIAIDVGVLERSRRVLVLPGAFGWDDVGTWAALHRVRAHDVHANAMSGPAFALGAAGNVVHAEGVQVVLYGVNDLVVVARDGLVMVTTREHATNLKTLLDALPAEVRER, via the coding sequence ATGAACCGTTGGAACGTGGTGCTGGCTGGTGGCATTGGCTCCCGATTCTGGCCGTTGTCCACTCCGGCGCGCCCCAAGCAGCTGCTGCCGCTCGTCACCGAGGCGCCCATGCTGCAGGACACGCTCGATCGCCTGCGCCCTTCGGCTCCTCCGGAACGCACGCTGATCCTCACGAATGCGGAGCTGCGCGCTGCCATCCTGGCGCTCGAGCCCACGCTGCCGGCGGAGAATGTGATTGCCGAACCCCGGCCCGCTGGCACCTGCGCCGCACTGGCCTGGGCCGCCGCGCTGATCGCCGAACGGGATGGACCCGACGCGGTCATGGTGTGCACACACGCCGACTGGTCGATCGGTGATGTCCCGACCTTCCGCGCCACGCTCGACCGCGCCGCGGCCACGGCCGCATTCACGCATGCCCTCGTGACCGTGGGCATCGTACCATCACGGCCGGACACGGGCTTCGGGTATATCCAGCCCGGTGAGGCGGTGCCCGATCTCGATGCGGCCCTGGGCACCGTACAGCGCGTGGCGCGATTCGTGGAGAAGCCCGATCAGACACGCGCGACGCAGATGGTGGAGGCCGGATATCTCTGGAACTCCGGCATCTTTGCCTGGCGCGTGGGCGATCTGCTGGACGAACTCGCCGCGCTCACGCCGGAAGTGCATCCGGCGCTCGTCGCCGCAGGTGGCGATCTCGAACGGTTCTTCGCGCAGGTGCAGTCCATCGCCATCGACGTGGGTGTACTGGAGCGGAGCCGGCGCGTGCTGGTGCTGCCCGGTGCATTCGGTTGGGATGACGTGGGCACCTGGGCCGCGCTGCATCGGGTGCGTGCGCACGACGTGCATGCAAACGCGATGTCGGGACCCGCATTCGCGCTCGGTGCCGCGGGCAATGTCGTGCACGCCGAAGGTGTGCAGGTCGTGTTGTATGGCGTGAACGATCTCGTGGTGGTGGCGCGGGACGGCCTGGTGATGGTCACCACGCGCGAACACGCGACGAATCTCAAGACGTTGCTGGATGCACTGCCTGCCGAGGTGCGGGAGCGGTGA
- a CDS encoding HAMP domain-containing sensor histidine kinase — MKRRRWPVFVMVLGVLALVGWYVLYTRHIVTQLRGAAAVQGRMYARIYEALQDTTVDADPAVVLLDLAREISESGLPLVVTDRLGRITGTANIPPEILADTARLRTFLVELDSKNPPIVQPTVGAVHLGDSAIVTGLQVIPVMQVLGLLLLVGFGVYGLVERGRAEREKVWAGMAREAAHQLGTPLSSMAGWIELLGETTTSGTAARAVEAMGQDLQRLERVSHRFERIGRPPRDEDVDCSALVDRLAAYFAARAPTLSRTVKIRSEHPDGPVSTRGDRVLLEWVLEVLIKNAIDALGGRDGEVVVSARTLPEGGVRIRVQDDGPGVPRHLRKRIFDAGFSTKDRGWGIGLSLARRIVQENHHGKLLLAETDRGAAFDIILHG, encoded by the coding sequence ATGAAACGTCGCCGGTGGCCGGTGTTCGTGATGGTGCTGGGGGTGCTGGCGCTCGTCGGCTGGTATGTGCTGTACACCCGCCATATCGTGACCCAGTTGCGCGGAGCCGCGGCCGTGCAGGGGCGGATGTACGCGCGCATCTACGAAGCGTTGCAGGACACGACGGTCGATGCCGACCCCGCGGTCGTGCTGCTCGATCTGGCGCGCGAGATCAGCGAATCGGGGCTGCCGCTGGTGGTCACCGATCGCCTGGGGCGCATCACCGGCACGGCCAACATTCCGCCCGAGATCCTGGCCGACACGGCGCGCCTGCGCACGTTCCTCGTCGAGCTCGACAGCAAGAACCCGCCCATCGTGCAACCGACGGTGGGGGCCGTGCATCTGGGGGACAGCGCGATCGTGACCGGCCTGCAGGTCATTCCGGTCATGCAGGTCCTGGGCCTCCTCCTGCTCGTGGGTTTCGGTGTGTATGGGCTCGTCGAACGCGGGCGCGCCGAGCGGGAGAAAGTATGGGCGGGCATGGCGCGTGAAGCGGCGCACCAGCTTGGCACACCGCTCTCGTCGATGGCCGGATGGATCGAACTGCTCGGCGAGACGACCACCAGCGGTACGGCCGCGCGGGCCGTGGAGGCCATGGGGCAGGATCTGCAGCGACTGGAGCGGGTGTCGCATCGTTTCGAACGCATCGGCCGGCCGCCGCGCGACGAAGACGTGGATTGCAGCGCGCTCGTGGATCGTCTCGCTGCGTATTTTGCCGCCCGCGCGCCGACGCTCTCGCGCACGGTCAAAATCCGCAGTGAGCACCCGGACGGCCCGGTGAGCACGCGGGGGGACCGGGTGCTGCTGGAGTGGGTGCTCGAAGTGCTCATCAAGAATGCCATCGACGCGCTCGGCGGCCGCGATGGGGAAGTGGTGGTGTCGGCACGCACGCTGCCCGAAGGCGGGGTCCGTATCCGTGTGCAGGACGACGGTCCCGGCGTCCCGCGGCATCTGCGCAAGCGCATTTTCGACGCCGGTTTCAGCACGAAGGACCGCGGCTGGGGTATCGGTCTCTCGCTGGCCCGCCGTATCGTGCAGGAGAATCATCACGGCAAACTGCTGCTCGCCGAAACCGACCGTGGCGCGGCCTTCGACATTATCTTGCATGGATGA
- a CDS encoding response regulator → MPGDAPAQVTVLVVDDEPHIGLIIRTRLEQDGFRVLLAEHGPEALALLQAEPDVALLVLDLMLPGMSGIDVLRTVRHDTRWAALPCIVLTAAGQDAQLRDAEALGVAEIMTKPFSPRGLLGRVRRYTNRYTTGDHSP, encoded by the coding sequence ATGCCCGGGGACGCACCGGCGCAGGTGACGGTGCTGGTCGTGGACGACGAGCCCCACATCGGTCTCATCATTCGGACCCGTCTCGAGCAGGATGGTTTTCGTGTCCTGCTGGCCGAGCATGGCCCGGAGGCCCTGGCCCTCCTGCAGGCCGAGCCCGATGTCGCGCTGCTGGTGCTCGATCTGATGCTCCCCGGGATGTCCGGAATCGATGTGTTGCGTACTGTCCGTCATGACACGCGATGGGCCGCACTCCCCTGCATCGTGCTCACGGCCGCCGGTCAGGATGCCCAGCTCCGGGACGCGGAAGCCCTCGGCGTGGCCGAGATCATGACCAAACCCTTCAGTCCACGCGGGCTGCTGGGGCGGGTGCGCCGCTATACCAACCGCTATACCACGGGCGACCACAGTCCGTGA